A window of the Bradyrhizobium diazoefficiens genome harbors these coding sequences:
- the moaA gene encoding GTP 3',8-cyclase MoaA: MNGPSASPSAALSSAMTDPFGRTISYLRVSVTDRCDLRCFYCMSEDMTFLPKADLLTLEELDRLCSAFIAKGVKKLRLTGGEPLVRRNVMSLVRSLSRHLTSGALGELTLTTNGTQLAKHAKELADCGVRRINVSLDTLDPRKFRETTRWGEIDKVLEGIEAARAAGLAVKINAVALKNLNEDELPDLMRWAHGKGMGLTLIEVMPMGEIGSGRIDQYLPLSLVRARLAQQFTLTDLAETTGGPARYVSVVETGGKLGFITPMTHNFCESCNRVRITCTGTLHTCLGHEDASDLRKPLRASADDMLLAAAIDRAIGLKPKGHDFIIDRRHDRPSVSRHMSVTGG, from the coding sequence ATGAACGGACCTTCTGCGAGCCCGAGCGCCGCGCTGTCGAGCGCGATGACCGATCCGTTCGGGCGGACCATCTCGTACTTGCGCGTCTCCGTCACCGATCGCTGCGACCTGCGCTGCTTCTATTGCATGTCGGAAGACATGACGTTCCTGCCCAAGGCTGACCTGCTCACGCTCGAGGAACTCGACCGGCTCTGTTCCGCCTTCATCGCCAAGGGCGTCAAGAAGCTGCGGCTCACCGGCGGCGAGCCGCTGGTCCGGCGCAATGTGATGTCGCTGGTGCGCTCGCTCTCGCGTCATCTGACAAGCGGCGCGCTGGGCGAGCTGACGCTGACCACAAACGGCACGCAACTCGCAAAACATGCAAAGGAGCTTGCCGATTGCGGCGTCCGCCGCATCAACGTCTCACTCGACACGCTCGATCCCAGGAAGTTTCGCGAGACCACGCGCTGGGGCGAGATCGACAAGGTGCTGGAAGGCATCGAGGCGGCGCGCGCTGCAGGGCTCGCGGTGAAGATCAACGCGGTGGCGCTGAAGAACCTCAACGAGGACGAGCTGCCCGATCTGATGCGCTGGGCCCATGGCAAGGGCATGGGGCTGACCCTGATCGAGGTGATGCCGATGGGCGAGATCGGTTCGGGCCGCATCGACCAATATCTGCCGCTGTCACTGGTGCGCGCGCGGCTCGCGCAGCAATTCACGCTGACGGATCTGGCTGAAACCACCGGCGGGCCGGCGCGCTATGTCAGCGTCGTCGAGACCGGCGGCAAGCTCGGCTTCATCACGCCGATGACCCATAATTTCTGCGAATCCTGCAACCGCGTGCGCATCACCTGCACGGGCACGCTGCACACCTGCCTCGGCCACGAGGATGCCTCCGATTTGCGCAAACCTCTGCGTGCATCTGCTGATGACATGCTGCTTGCAGCTGCGATCGACCGCGCCATCGGGCTGAAGCCCAAGGGCCACGATTTCATCATCGACCGCCGCCACGACCGCCCCAGCGTCAGCAGGCATATGAGCGTGACCGGCGGCTGA
- a CDS encoding TRAP transporter large permease produces the protein MTAFLIANMAPIMFASLVVVLLLGYPAAFSLGAVGLIFAVIGIQLGEFRPDFLQALPERVYGVMNNDTLLAIPFFTFMGLVLERSGMAEDLLDTIGQLFGTIRGGLAYAVVFVGALLAATTGVVAASVISMGLISLPIMLRYGYDRRMATGIIAASGTLAQIIPPSLVLIVMADQLGKSVGDMYEGAFIPGLVLAGLYAGYAFLVTLIFPKAAPGLPKEAIGFREESGDRGLRSLGVLFLASCVFGWLMMRGSETHGADFVVLSMFFGILFAFFVAVVNWLTARFLGLHFLSKMAQQTTFVMVPPLFLIFLVLGTIFIGIATPTEGGAMGATGALILGAMKRRLSWDLIRQAVESTAKLSAFVVFILVGARVFSLTFYGVNGHVWVEHLLTSLPGGQVGFLIFVNAFVFVLAFFLDFFELAFIVIPLLGPAAEHLGIDLIWFGVILGVNMQTSFMHPPFGFALFYLRSVAPKESYLDRVTGKRMEPVTTGQIYWGAVPFVVIQIIMVLLVITFPSMVMHYKGVQSNIDPNTIKIEVPQIDLPPLDFGPPQK, from the coding sequence ATGACCGCGTTTCTTATCGCCAATATGGCGCCGATCATGTTTGCGTCGCTGGTCGTCGTGCTGCTGCTGGGCTATCCCGCAGCGTTTTCACTCGGCGCCGTCGGCCTCATCTTCGCAGTGATCGGAATCCAGCTCGGCGAATTCCGCCCGGACTTCCTGCAAGCGCTGCCAGAGCGCGTCTACGGCGTGATGAACAACGACACGCTGCTCGCGATTCCGTTCTTCACCTTCATGGGCCTGGTGCTGGAGCGATCCGGCATGGCCGAGGACCTGCTTGACACCATCGGCCAGTTGTTCGGCACCATCCGCGGCGGCCTCGCCTACGCGGTGGTGTTCGTGGGTGCGCTGCTAGCGGCGACGACCGGCGTGGTCGCCGCGTCCGTGATCTCGATGGGCCTGATCTCGCTGCCGATCATGCTGCGCTACGGCTACGACCGGCGTATGGCCACCGGCATCATCGCCGCGTCCGGTACGCTTGCGCAGATCATTCCGCCTTCGCTCGTTCTGATCGTGATGGCCGACCAGCTCGGCAAGTCAGTCGGCGACATGTACGAAGGCGCGTTCATTCCGGGCCTGGTCCTCGCCGGGCTCTATGCAGGCTACGCGTTCCTCGTCACCCTGATCTTCCCGAAAGCCGCTCCGGGCCTGCCCAAGGAAGCGATCGGGTTCCGCGAGGAGAGTGGCGACCGGGGCCTGCGGTCACTGGGCGTGTTGTTTCTGGCGAGCTGCGTCTTCGGCTGGCTCATGATGCGGGGGTCGGAGACGCATGGAGCCGATTTCGTCGTGCTCAGCATGTTCTTCGGTATCCTGTTCGCCTTCTTCGTCGCCGTGGTGAACTGGCTCACCGCCCGATTCCTCGGCCTCCACTTCCTCTCGAAGATGGCGCAGCAGACCACCTTTGTGATGGTGCCACCGCTGTTTCTGATCTTCCTCGTGCTTGGAACGATCTTCATCGGCATCGCGACGCCGACCGAAGGCGGCGCTATGGGCGCGACCGGCGCTCTCATTCTCGGCGCCATGAAGCGGCGGCTGTCGTGGGACTTGATTCGCCAAGCCGTGGAATCCACCGCGAAGCTGTCCGCTTTCGTCGTCTTCATCCTGGTCGGCGCGCGCGTGTTCTCGCTGACCTTCTACGGCGTCAATGGCCATGTCTGGGTGGAGCATCTCCTGACCTCGCTGCCCGGCGGTCAGGTCGGCTTCCTGATCTTCGTCAACGCCTTCGTGTTCGTGCTGGCGTTCTTCCTCGACTTCTTCGAGCTCGCCTTCATCGTGATCCCGCTGCTCGGACCTGCGGCAGAGCATCTCGGCATCGACCTGATCTGGTTCGGCGTCATCCTCGGCGTCAACATGCAGACCTCGTTCATGCATCCGCCGTTCGGCTTCGCATTGTTCTATCTGCGCTCGGTTGCTCCGAAGGAGTCCTATCTCGACCGCGTCACCGGCAAGCGCATGGAGCCGGTCACGACGGGGCAGATCTATTGGGGCGCGGTCCCGTTCGTGGTCATTCAGATCATCATGGTCCTGCTGGTCATCACATTCCCGTCGATGGTGATGCACTACAAGGGGGTGCAGTCGAACATCGATCCCAACACCATCAAGATCGAGGTGCCGCAGATCGACCTGCCGCCGCTCGATTTCGGTCCGCCGCAGAAGTAG
- a CDS encoding TRAP transporter small permease subunit, translated as MQALLKLSRGIDAFTRWTGKRVAWLILVAVIISALNAIVRKTFDTSSNSWLELQWVLFSIVFLLGSAWTLLDNEHIRIDIFNSMMPKKVRNIVDVIGHAFFLLPLTVVMIITGIPFFQRSFQLNEQSGNAGGLPQWPAKSLIMIGFAFLLVQAVSELIKRIAVMRGLIPDAHESQVKAIEAEVEHLVQAIEKK; from the coding sequence TTGCAAGCGCTCCTGAAATTGAGCCGTGGGATCGACGCGTTCACACGTTGGACGGGCAAGCGTGTGGCTTGGCTGATCCTGGTCGCCGTGATCATCTCGGCCCTCAACGCGATCGTCCGCAAGACGTTCGATACCTCATCCAATTCCTGGCTTGAGCTGCAGTGGGTGCTTTTCAGCATCGTCTTCCTGCTCGGCTCGGCATGGACTCTGCTCGACAACGAGCACATCCGGATCGACATCTTCAACAGCATGATGCCGAAAAAGGTGCGCAACATCGTCGATGTCATCGGCCACGCGTTTTTCCTGCTGCCGCTGACGGTCGTAATGATCATTACTGGTATACCGTTCTTCCAGCGCTCGTTCCAGCTCAACGAACAATCCGGCAATGCCGGCGGGCTGCCGCAATGGCCGGCAAAATCGCTGATCATGATCGGCTTCGCCTTCTTGCTGGTTCAAGCCGTTTCCGAATTGATCAAGCGGATCGCGGTGATGCGCGGGCTGATCCCCGATGCTCACGAGTCGCAGGTGAAGGCGATCGAGGCCGAGGTCGAGCACCTCGTCCAAGCGATCGAAAAGAAGTGA
- a CDS encoding M20/M25/M40 family metallo-hydrolase: MPRSRTAPSLARPLLASLWLVCAATVARAEPAADIQALAQKEQQPLLDTLRDLVSIESGSKDVEGLNVIAGRVADQLRQLGGTVEILQPTDIYRLDDTPETIGPAVHAVFKGTGSKKIMLIAHMDTVYLKGMLKDQPFRIDGDKAYGLGIADDKQGVALILHTVAMLQKLNFKDYGTLTVLTNGDEEISSPGWRSTITKFAADQDVVFSFEGGGTDGTLRLATSGIGSAYLTVTGKSSHAGARPEGGINALYELSHQVLQMKDLSKPEQGLKLNWTVSKAGTNRNVIPAEASAQADARALKVSDFDELEKALQDKIKNRLLPDSKVALKFEVRRPPLEANDASRQVAAYGKTIYQELGMPLKVDEKATGGGTDAAFAALKTRGAVVEGMGLSGFGAHSNDAEYVKLDTIVPRLYLTTRMIMDLSTGKLK; the protein is encoded by the coding sequence ATGCCCCGATCGCGCACCGCTCCATCGCTCGCTCGTCCGTTGCTCGCCTCGCTCTGGCTGGTTTGTGCCGCGACCGTAGCGCGTGCCGAGCCGGCGGCTGACATTCAAGCGCTGGCGCAAAAGGAGCAGCAGCCGCTGCTCGACACGCTGCGCGATCTGGTCAGCATCGAATCCGGCAGCAAGGACGTCGAGGGCCTGAACGTGATCGCAGGCCGCGTCGCCGACCAGCTCAGGCAGCTCGGCGGCACGGTGGAGATCCTGCAACCCACCGACATCTATCGCCTCGACGATACGCCCGAGACGATCGGCCCGGCCGTGCACGCCGTGTTCAAGGGCACCGGCAGCAAGAAGATCATGCTGATCGCCCATATGGATACGGTGTACCTGAAGGGCATGCTGAAGGATCAGCCGTTCCGCATCGACGGCGACAAGGCCTACGGCCTCGGCATTGCCGACGACAAGCAGGGCGTCGCGCTCATTCTCCACACTGTGGCGATGCTGCAGAAGCTGAACTTCAAGGACTATGGTACGCTCACGGTGCTCACCAATGGCGACGAGGAGATCTCCTCGCCCGGCTGGCGCAGCACCATCACCAAATTCGCCGCCGACCAGGACGTGGTGTTTTCGTTCGAGGGCGGCGGCACCGACGGCACGCTGCGGCTCGCTACCAGCGGCATCGGCTCGGCCTATCTGACGGTGACCGGCAAGTCCTCGCATGCCGGCGCGCGGCCCGAGGGCGGCATCAATGCGCTCTACGAGCTGTCGCACCAGGTGCTGCAGATGAAGGACCTGTCAAAGCCCGAACAGGGCCTGAAGCTGAACTGGACAGTGTCCAAGGCCGGTACCAACCGCAACGTGATCCCGGCCGAGGCATCGGCCCAGGCCGATGCGCGCGCGCTCAAGGTGTCGGATTTCGACGAGCTGGAGAAGGCGCTGCAGGACAAGATCAAGAACCGCCTGCTGCCGGATTCCAAGGTGGCGCTGAAATTCGAGGTGCGCCGCCCGCCGCTGGAGGCCAACGACGCCTCGCGCCAAGTGGCGGCCTACGGCAAGACGATCTATCAGGAGCTCGGGATGCCGCTCAAGGTCGACGAGAAGGCGACCGGCGGCGGCACCGACGCCGCCTTTGCCGCGCTCAAGACCAGAGGCGCCGTGGTCGAAGGCATGGGCCTGTCGGGCTTCGGCGCGCATTCCAACGATGCCGAATA